A region of the Cannabis sativa cultivar Pink pepper isolate KNU-18-1 chromosome 3, ASM2916894v1, whole genome shotgun sequence genome:
TTTAATACTTGTTTTTTGAAGAGACGTAAATTTAATacttaattgtaaataaatacttaatttataatttgagaATTTTTACAAGTACTTAATTGCTATGTGTCAAATAAATTATCACATGACAGTCTTTGATTGGTCTaagttattaaaattttatttttaatttaaatatactaataaaaaaaataatacgtgAATAATGACTGACACTTAATGGTTACGAAGTTTcgaaaatataacttaaatattataatagtggaaaattaaacttaaatatttatttacagcTGAAagataaacttagatatttacgCCGTAaataattctaatttttttctcatattcATATATTGATCAAttgatttaataattttttgttactATTATCTCACCAGCTAATGTATacatcaaaattaaaatataatattgtagtaaaaatagaaaagactataaaaaattcataattatCAAATTTATTAAAGAAGAAATTCATTTAATTTCTTCACTCTTTTTTCCATAGTTAATAATGTAGTTGgagaaaaggaaaagaaaaaacttgTCTTGTCCCCACTTTATCATTCCTTTATTACAATTTCAAatgagaaaaagaaaacaatttcTAAAGTAAAATTCTTgactttctttttccttttttctttttttcttccctttattacatttttcaaagaaacaaagaaatagAGAGTTAGTGACTATTTAATTTCTTAGATTTTTATGATTATGAAATTAGATAGAGGTTAAGAATTAACCCCAAAATAATCTTTTGTACtttgtacaaattaattaaagaatCATTTATTTTTGGCTAGTTATAAGAAAGGAATGATTATTTGTACGTGAACATATTAATCAACTTGTCATGTTAAAAGGTAaagattttccaaaaataacaataagacaaatttaaaataagtatgACTTTGAAGTGCCATTACTcttaaatacataaataattttatgagTCATAATGagaacataaaataattaaagtatTTTTAATGGAGttttaaaatttgtgatatattgtaatatttttgtattttcgtAAAAATTATTTCTTCCTTAGAGTGGTAAAAAATAggataaattataaaaattatactaaatttaacataataaatatatattttgatttacAATCATCCTAAACATTCCATTGTAATATACAATCTTTATttattaagaattattttttttagcttaaaaaaaagatatatttttgtttaacAATTCGcggtatgattttttttttaaaagaaattgtgcaattttattcataataattggctaaaataataatatgaaattaaattaaaatatctctAGAAACATAATTAGGATTAgggtaaaaaaataattcaaccaATCGATCGCCTGATTTGTAGAtcaaatgaaaaaatttaaattaaatgaaaaatattacaACATCACAGTTAATAACCTTAAGAatacttatatttaatttttttcaccaTTCATAAAATACCAATATTATTATAGTGTATTgaacttaattataaaaattatgtcAAATATAACATTTGTATATTTActcattttcaaataatttttttagagaGAATACCAATTACAaccttttattataattttttagtgaattTTCGCGATCCAAATCACATGtaggaatattatttttttcataatgataTTTGTTATGGTTACAATATCATGTCTGTGaatgtttgaaattttttgaatactTTACAACACTGAAAATAGAGTTTCTAATGTTTAATTTACCACGGGTGTTCAAAAAATTTAAGATATATTTTGACACTTTAAACTAttcgaaaattttcaaaaatatatttcgaCATGTGTTTTTAGACACATAGATTGACTAAGAAATTATAATAAGAGATTCGAGATGGTTTAAAGTAAGAATCTTTTCATCCAATTAAGTTTGTCTAATACATTATTTTGGAcgcgattttgtcccgtgatatACTTTCACAGAATGTATTCCGTGTTACATTAGATAGGTatcagggtacattaaatggaTCTCAGTTGGTACGTTACCATTTTTTACcataattacccctagatcaaatAACTCTCTCATTTAacggctgccgtacatcacgaaatacattctctaaaagtataTCAGACGAAAAAATCGTGTACATACATtatttatgtacatataattatttaaagaatcttaagattaagaacaAATATTTGCTACagtattatttttgtatatatatacacacacataccTGACCTAAACAAAATCTCCTTCTAGGGAGAAGAGCTTTTACATAGAGACCATAAAACCTAAACTTGTTCCTTTCCCCAACTCCTCAAAATACTCACTTTCACTCTAACCTGAGCTGAACAGAGCTTCTCAACTTCATCATCAATGGCGATTCTTCAAAGATCTGTATCACTCACTCTCATTTTATTCCTCTTCAACATTTTAGGTACTCTTTTCACATTTCCACTCTTAACGACGTCGTTTCATACCATTTTTCACTAaccattttttctttcttcttatttattattattattattatttaacagTAAACGACGTCGTTTTGGCCGAAGCAACAACCCTAACACTACTCAACAAGTGTTCCTACACAGTCTGGCCAGGGATCCAACCCGGAGCCGGCTCACCCATCTTGGCTCGCGGCGGCTTCAAGCTCGGACCCAACAAAGCCTACTCCCTCCGCCTTCCACCGCTCTGGTCCGGCCGATTCTGGGGCCGTCACGGCTGCACATTCGACGCTTCCGGCCACGGCCACTGCGCCACCGGAGATTGCGGCGGAGCTCTCTTCTGCGCCGGAACCGGGGGCTCTCCACCGGCTACATTAGCCGAGATCACACTCGGTAACGAACAAGATTTCTATGACGTCAGCCTCGTTGATGGTTATAACCTCGGGATCTCGATTACTACTTCCCGATCTGGCGGCGGCGCGCCGGGAAAGTGTAGCTACGCCGGGTGTATAAGCGATCTTAATGTGATGTGTCCGGCTAGTCTTCAAGTTCGTTCAGCCGATGGGAGGCGCGTGGTGGCTTGTAAGAGCGCGTGTTCGGCTTTTAATTCGCCGAGGTATTGTTGTACCGGAAAATACGGGAGCCCTCAGTCGTGTAAGCCGACGGCTTATTCGAAGATATTTAAGGCGGCTTGTCCTAAGGCTTATTCTTATGCTTATGATGATCCAACTAGTATTGctacttgtacacgtggcaactATTTGGTTACCTTTTGCCCTCGCCATCACCGTTGATTTagatctatttatttattttgatatttttattttattattataggtTAATTAAGTTAATGAAGAATATTCTGCttattaagtattattatatatataatttattagtattattatcaTAGTTGAGTAATGATTCTGGCTTTTGTTGTATTGATGAGATTATATGTATTAAGTAACTTAGTAGAAGTATTACTATTAATTGATGTTTTTAatgatttgttatttttgttaaaatgtGGTTACGTTTTAGTAAGGATTTGAATGTTTGTTTGGTTGAGAAAAAGGCAAatgagaaaagagaaaagaaagcaTCTTATTCAAATGAGCATTGCCAAGTGAGAGTTTTGTTAAAGTGAGAGTTTTGTTAATGAGTTTGTAGTAGCACTGAAATACCCGTCATCTACTAGCATGCAAAAGCAAACGAGCACCCCACTAGATAATGAGAATACTTTTTAACTCGCAAAAATATGTCTCACGCTTAATTGGACACTAGTAGGAAGACAATTGGAAGCAGCCTTCTAAACCAAATTCTTGATTTTAGGAGAAACTCTTAAATCCCACAACTCTTTCCAAAAGATCGAGTTGTCAACTCCAATTAAATCACCCTTAAGTTCTTGAAGAAGCCCATACACACCCTTGACTGAATAAACACAAGAACTCTCAACATTCCACTACATATATCGCCAGACATTGAGGAGAACAAATGAATGTTTAAAATAAGCTTTACATCCACGTCTACGAAAGTATCTTTAAGAACATTTTCATCCCAAGACGACTCTCCAACCTTCATAAGGCTAGATACCTTTTGAT
Encoded here:
- the LOC133036333 gene encoding thaumatin-like protein → MAILQRSVSLTLILFLFNILVNDVVLAEATTLTLLNKCSYTVWPGIQPGAGSPILARGGFKLGPNKAYSLRLPPLWSGRFWGRHGCTFDASGHGHCATGDCGGALFCAGTGGSPPATLAEITLGNEQDFYDVSLVDGYNLGISITTSRSGGGAPGKCSYAGCISDLNVMCPASLQVRSADGRRVVACKSACSAFNSPRYCCTGKYGSPQSCKPTAYSKIFKAACPKAYSYAYDDPTSIATCTRGNYLVTFCPRHHR